The region TTTACGTAGTTTGAAAACACTTACCTGTACATGTCACTCATTATCGTGACATCTTGTGTCTACAGAAGAAGACACATTTGACTGGCCTAGATATCTGATGGAGGGTGAGGAAGTTTTTACTGGACCATACCCAGATACCCCTGTGAGTAAATCATTATTTGCTGGATTTGAATAGAACTAACCTGAGGTTAGACATGCATAATAATTGTCATAAAACTGTCAAGCACAGCCTGTACATGTGTACGGAGAGAGAAGACCTTTACAATAGACACAACACTATAGTGCATAAGAGCGGTAAAGTGAGCGGTGCAAAAGAATAAAATCAGTTCTAACTGTGTTTAGGAGTGGTCTGAAGAGGAGAGTGAGGAGGATGATggccagcagccaatcagcagagaGGACTCCGGGATCCAGTTGGACAGAACGCCTCAGGAAGACCAGGACAACAATAACAAGACAGTTCAAGTTAAATGGAATGGTGAGGAAATGCCACACAGTGTTGTAAGACTGAATAGATGGCAGAATCCATTATGAAATTAACAAACAGAAGCAATGAAGCCGTGTTTTGGTCTGCATTGAAGCTATTTCAGAgtaaattttgtttgtgtgttccagTGGGTGAGCCTGATGCCCGGGTGTGGCTGGAGCAGCATGTGGTGACGCCCTACTGGGTGGCTCACGCTCCTCGCTTCCCACACAGCTTACATTTACACTCCAACTTACTCAATGTGTGGTAAGACACCAAACTCACTTCACTTCAGAATGTATCATGAAAACATAGCTTTTTCTTACACTTAGAGCaatgtcaaatattttacaGCAATAAAGACAGGCTTTCTATACGCACAGGATAGGTGTGCCAAAGTTATTCAAAGtacatgtaaatatttgaagattaaagtaaaaattaaagtaaattttGTTTTAAGAGTATGCCACCATGTTTTATGCCACCATGATATTGAGTTGTTGAATTACACAcatgtaatttttattaaagAATTGCTATTCACTCTGTAGTCTGTGTCTTCTAGCAATCTAAcaggataaataaataacgtTTACTATGTATTTGGTCAtgcaaaaatattatttgataTTGGAACTTAATTGAAATTAATTgacttaattttatatttttcagtttgttttttgactATTGCtaaaatgcaatatttaagTGTGATACTTGTATCCCAGATTCCCCTTATATACAAGCCATTACCAGTTGTATCATAAACAGTTTTTTTCATGTCTGACAATCTAAGAATAATTAAGGTGTCAATTAAACATTGTAAGCTACTtcaatttctattttattttactgtattaaatTATGTTCTAGGAGAAAAAATAGTGCCCTAAACCCCAATATAAGACAAAAATTGTTAATATCAGTGAATCATTTTTAAACTGTATGTACCTGACAAATGtaacattatttttgaatgtttgtgaATTGTGTTACCAAGACATTCATGATCAGCATCTCTCTCGTCAGGGATCAACACTTGTATAACACAGATCCATTGTATGTGCCAGAAGAAAAGGCCTTTGTCACAGAGACACAAGTAATCCGGGAGACATTGTGGTAAGATGTTGCAAAGCTTTGGTGTGTCACTTCTGTTATTGCGCCAAAGAAATTCAGACACTTTCTCCATATTGTAAACTTttattatcttcttttttgCACTCTCATATTGATACTATTGTTTTGTTATCAAGGTTAAGATGGGTGTCTGTTGTGTTGCAGGCTCCTCTGTGGGGTTAAGAAACACTTCATATTCCAACACCATGATGGAAAGGTGTCGGTACGGAACAATGTGGTTGTAACTCATCTGACCAGTGTAAGACATAAAAATAGCTTGTATTGTATCTGAATGAATGTGTTGTCTGTCCACTTTGAGAAAGactctgttgtttttctgtgctGCAGAACTGTCTGCACTCTGTGCTGGAGCATATTGCTGTGTACGGGCAGGCAGTGTTCAGGCTGCAGAGGTTCATAGATGAGGTGACGGGGTACAGCTCGGAGGCCTGCCCACCAGGCTCCGGTTCCGCCTACGGCTCCAAGAAGGGTTCTGAACCTCCCTTCAGGACCtatcaggcctttgtgtgggcACTCAACAAATACTTCACTGGCTTCAAAGAAGAGCTGACGACAATTGAGAGGGAGCTCATATGTAATGGTCAGTATTCCTGTATGATGCTGTGACCACATACTATAATACCAATACAAGATTAGACTGGTATTATTTACAGGTAATAATGGAAAACTACATGAATCAGTTTGTGTCGTGGCTTCGAGACTCAGCCTATtggataaatacaacatgtTGTATCTTGTGATTATAGTAAAAGAAGTTGGACTATGTTTGATGAGGCATCAGGCAATACTGTCATCATTGTTTTGATACCCAAGCATAATTGAGCATATTGTCATTTTGATGTGATTTGCTTTCTTAGCAAATAGCCAACAAAAAGAATCTTTGTCTCATAAAATGCACGAATCACAAAAGTGATGTTACGAAGCCCAAGACAGAAAAATCCCTGTTAGCTTTGAGTGCCTGGTAGATGTTAGCACGCATTTGAGTAGTGGAGTAGAGGTTTAAGCAGTAATTGGTGGGgagaaaatttattttaaaataaaaaaaaagcattgattgattgattggacCCTGTACTattatgcatttcattttttgtggtgTCTTTAAatgaaggattttatttttatagaggAAGATTTATAAAAATGACTGTTCAAAGACACGTAAACACATGTAATAAAGCCGTGGTGGAACTCAGGAATAAAGATGGTAGCCCATCATTTTTTATGAGTGACATTAGAAAGATGGTAACAATAATGTCTTTGGAACAGGGCCAGCAGGCGAGGAACATGGAGTCAGTCTCTGTATGATGTGGTAATCAATAATTAGCTTGTTTACCTTTAGCTGGTGCAGTAGAAAATCAACAGGAGTTTAATATACACACACTTCCGTTTTAATTCTGTGATGcacatgtacattttttgtttccttcaagTTGCTCTTTTCTACATGGTTATCCACaagctgtttgagtcgatccactggacgttaacgaagttcttgaagacgtttcgtctctcatccaagagacttcttcagttgacTTCAagtttcttaacgtccagtggatcgactcaaacagcttttgtggataaccgtgacctggatgactgagaacctacacagacatttctACATGGTGAAAATCTTCAAACACAAGTTGTTGTAATATTCTGGAACTTGTTCTACAAGTGTTGGAGGTGTTGTTTGTTCCAGATGAGACAGTCACCCTGTCTGCAGTCCTGGAGCGGCTCAACCCTCACTTGGCACAGATCAAGGTGCTGCACAAAGTTTTCTGCACGGGCGTCGCAGAAGTTCCCAGTGAGACCCCGAATGTCGTGCGTGCTTCCCATTTGCTCAACACACTGTACAAAGCTATTATTGAGTATGACAGCGTGGGGGAAGCGTCAGAGCAAGCAGTGAGTTTGTTTTACAACTTTGAACTCGGTGAATAAACTCAAAAAGCCGAATTCATCAAGCTTTGTAAGGGAAGAAGTGGTCTATGTGATTATTCCTGTATGTTGTCATCCTTGTTAGGTGGCCTTGTTATTTTCTCTATGGACTGAGACTGTCAGACCTTATCTGGAGATTGTGGATGAGTGGATTGTTCACGGCCACCTGTTTGACCCTGCCAAGGAGTTCATCATTCAGAGGTTTAAAACATTGACTGTTTATCAACTATATAACTTCGTAACCCAATGTTATGGTGGCAGGGCTAACTGACAGACATCTTTGCCCAGAAACAAGCATGTCCCAGTGAACCACAGAGACTTCTGGTACGCCACCTACACACTGTACAGTGTGTCTGAGACGGTGGAGAATGAGGAGAAGCTGAACGACGCAGCCAGTGGCAGCTCTGGGGGGGATCAGGGCTCCAGCAACAGGCAGCTCACCATGGTGTCCTTCCTCAAGCCTGTGCTCAAGCAGATCATCATGGCCGGGAAGTCAATGCAGCTGCTCAAAAACCTGGACTGCAAAGAGGCTGAACAGTCAGAGGGATCCTCCAGAGGTCATTCGGTTTTTAGTTTTCTTCAGTAAACAATGCAATGCAAAATTTTAAACAATGCCAAAATGTCATCCCGTAGAtgcagagaggaagagtttGTATACGTTGTTTCTGGAGTCGGTGCAGTCACGCCTGTGCAGCCGCGAAGAGTCACCCACAGACACGGTGACTGAACAACAAGCCACTAAGAGGAGCCTCATAAAGATGCAGTCAATCATAGCACAGCACCTGGAGATCGACGACGTCCATGATCCACTCTTGGCTATCAACTTTGCCAGGTAAGACGAAACATTGTTCTCAATTAGAAGTCAAATAAAACGGCTATAATGTTCAGATGTGCTTTTGAGATGAAGCCTAGGGCTTCAAATTAGCCATTATTATATGATGGTCTATATGaactgctgttttattttaaatctccTATCTGGTTCTTTGCAAAAATTGGATTTTAAAGCTGTTTTAGTCTTGTTGAGTTCTAGAGTTTCTAACAGTCTGCAGTAGCTCTGATTGTTTCTCTTCTCAGGCTCTACTTGGAGCAGAGTGACTTCCACGAGCGTTTCTCTGGAGGTGATTTCATTGTGGATCGCTCATCTCAGGCCATCACCTGCCAAACTTTCGAGCTCACTCTGCGCTCCTGTCTCTACCCCCACATTGAGAGGAGGTACATTGAATGCTGCGGAAACCTGATGAAGACTCTGAAGAAGGACTACAAGTAAGAATGCCCACTGACTCTCAGTATATGAGAGCTTTCTGTCCTGCATGTGCAGCATTTGAATTCCTTGATTCCCCTGCAGGCTGCTGGAATACCTCCAGGCTATGAGGAACTACTTCCTGCTGGAAGCTGGAGACACCATGTATGATTTTTACACGGCCATCTTTGATAAGGTGCAGGAGAAGGAGAGCTGGCAGCAACTGTCTTTTCTCAATGTCCAGCTGCAGGAGGCAGTGGGACAGCGCCACCCTGAGGATAGCAGCAGGTATTACAAACACATAAGTAAAGAACTGGAGTAGAGTGTTTTGATAatcaaaaaggtttttttataTCTTGAAAAGCTACTATATCCCATCACTTAATACTTGATAGGCTGACTGTTCTCCTGGAGCCGATCGACCCTGCCAGGAAAAAACATCCCGTGAACAATCTTGAGGTGCTTACCCTGAGTTATAAGGTAAACACtgagaatatactgtatgtgcttaCAGTTTGTTCACATTTAAACTGCCATGTTGATGTTAACTTATCATTGGTTCCACAGGTTCCCTGGCCCGTTGACATCGTGATCAGCTCTGAGTGTCAGAAGATCTACAACCAAGTgtttctcctgctgctgcagatcAAATGGGCCAAGTACAGTTTAGACACACTTCGATTTAGTGGTAAGGCTTTAGGTGGCTCTTTGAAATATCCGGTCCTCTAGAATGAAGCTCCTTTTACAACAACATGGTCATGTGTGAATTGGTTGGGTCAGTGTAGGAAATAGTCTGCTGCTGATTGGTAAAGGGCTGCTAGGTTTCTCTCTCCTCACCAGTCAAACAGAAGACCCACGCAACCATTGTATTGTTTCTGATGTATGAAATTAATGTTGTTTCTCATAGATTTCACAGATGTCACTAAGAAACTGGAGGGGACTCTCTCAGAAGAAGTGAAGGCCAAAGAGCCTATAAACCAGCAGATCCACAGGATGTGTCTGCTGCGGGTCAAACTGATGCACTTTGTCAACAGCCTGCACAATTACATCACAACCAGGGTGAGACAGTCATTTAAACATCCACTGCATCCACTGGTGGTGCATTCATAGAccattttaactttaattttgatCATTTCTTTACGATCTTAAACGTTGCTCCTTTACAGATTCTGCACAGCACAGGACTAGAATTTCAGCACCAAGTACAGGAAGCAAAGGATTTGGACCAGTTGATCAAGATCCACTACAGATATCTGGCAACGATCCACGATCGGTGTCTACTGAGGGAGAAGGTAACTGCCGCTGACTGTCCTTTGCTTGAGTTGCACTTCTCTCTTTGAAGTCACAATTCGGCTCTCCTTGGTCTACTTGTGACTCGTCAGGTATCTGCTGTCGACCAATTCTGTTGTTTCCTCAGGTCAGTTTTGTCAAAGAGGCAATAATGAAGGTTCTGAATCTGGTCCTCATTTTCTCTGATCGATGGCAAACTGGATTTGACGTTTGGAAGTAAGCAATTTCATACATGAATTTAATGAAGTGAGTTTAAGTTGCACAGAGCACTGCACAATCCTCGTCATATTGGAGGTGAAAATTCTAGAAGATCTCAGAGTAAGGGGTGTGCTGACACTAAAGTGTTGTATGTCTCTGAAGTAATGATCCCTAAAatctgtgctgctgcagcttcctTGACCAGCCTGCTTGTATCAATACTTTACCTGTCTTTAACTTCCAGGATCGAGGCCATCGACAAAATGGAATCAGACTTCAAAAACTGTCACATGTTCCTTGTGACGATACTCAACAAGGCCGTGTGCCGTGGCTCGTTCCCTCACTGTAAGCAAAACATGGATCCTTCATTAATTTGATCCAGATGTTATTTTCTTCACAACTTTTGCATAGAAAGAAATAAATCAAGCACAATGAATCAAGTGGCTTTCCTTTCCCCTCTGCTGCAGTGGAGTCCCTGGCTCTCTCCCTGATGGCGGGCTTTGAACAGTGCTGAGGAACCATGCATGTCTCTCTTTTGGGCAATGAACTCCATTTTCTGgttctccatctctttcctgTTGTCATTGTTCCTGATGATGTGCTCCATGCAGTATTATTTGACGTCCTGCTGGGACTTTTGGAGATGGACTATGTGCCAGCAGATTGTATTTATTGTCCAACAAGGTGCTTGAAAACATACATCAGCTTCTATGTAGAAAGTTTTTGAAAAGGTGTTTTTAATGACTTGTTTATGTGGATTGTATAAATGTGTACATATATGCACAATAAATCTTTCAATGTAATGTGAAAGTTTTATTGTGAGACTTTGTTAATATTACAGACTCAGCTCTTGGTCTGAATAGATGTCTGACTGAGGAGGATATCACAACAAATGTTGGTAggttcttgctgtgaggcgaattctctacccactgcaccaccatgcgcCCTATTTGTGGGGTGTTTTACAGCAGAATTGTTTTATCTATTTCTGTCTATTCCTATCCTGTGTGGGGTAGTGCGAgggttggagcctatcccagctggcatttGGTTGGAGACCTGGTTTCACCCTGTACAAGTTGTGTGTTCATCAGAGCCACATAGACAAATAATTAACTACATCTTGAGAGTTTGGAAATTTTTGATACGTTGTTAAAGTAATTACTATCCATTGTCCAATCTGCCCCCAACTTCATGAGATGGCCCATCCTGAAGACATTTAATCATCCATCTATCTGGAGTTGGGTCAAGTCAAGGAAGCAGTCTCCGTTGTTTCGTTTGTCAGAAACCCTCTAAAGGGAAAAGCCCTTGAGAGTTCCTAATCAGATGCCTGAATTATCTCAACTGGCTCCTTTCTATGCAAATGAGCATCTACTTTACTCTAAGCTCCCTTTGAATGACCTGGCATCTCACCCTGTCTAAAACTGAACTCAGCCACCCTGCAAAGGAAACATTTTGGCTGCTGGTGTATACAGTCTCAGTCCCCATCAAGAGCGTATAATCAGCTGAGACTTGGAATATAGATCGTCTTCTAATGCCACACAAGATCACCTGGTGTACCTGCAGTCCATTTTCCCTTTACTCATGATCCAGATCAATGTTCTGGTCCAGATTAGGCCACCATGCAAGGAGTCTAGCACACATGGCATCAGTGGAAAGTGACAGCTTGACAATTGATGAATATGAAGATCGTAAAACAAGCAGTGTTTTATGGATTGTTGGCACaattgtctgtgtttttagCTTTACCTTGTGTATTCATGGCAACAAAACAATTTTGCATACACAAACATCTATcctagcagtgtgtgtgtgtgtgtgtgtgtgtgtgtgtgtgtgtgtgtgtgtgtgtgtgtgtgtgtgtgtgtgtgtgtgttgtaaaccCCTCTGGGTTCTCAGACTTCTCTTCTGAGGTATGTGCAGTAGAGCTGTACTGGTGACTCTAAAAGGGCCTATAGACGTATGAGAGTGGTTGTATGTGTCTCTTTGGCCTAAcgtcagctgggttaggctccagtcCTCTGCTGAATTTATGATGGATAAACACTTTCagaaaatgatcaaatgaaTGTTATATCTAATcgatattaataaaaatatgtattcagTTGTACATCGTTCAGCATACACAGCCCTACGAGAGCTCAAGCTCGTGGCCTGTAGGCCGGTCCCACACCCAGATAAATGCAGCATAAAGTTTGTTTTCGCTCAGCCTGACCCCTAACGGATCAGGCTGAAAGGAAGTCTTTTATTCCATTGGTCAATGTTGTTGGAACCAAATGACATTTGATCTCATTTGAAAAGAATTGCTTGATTGTTGAAAGGACCTTTTCCCCCCTTTTTGATTActtattttatcatgttttggCCGTGAATGCCACGTATTATGCATTCACTTATCTTCTTATTGGCTTCTTCTGATTTCACGGTTCAGGGGGTAGCCTATCTCAGTGCACTTACGAGCTTAGAGGTGGGGGCACTCCAGAAACAACGccggtgcaccgcggagccatgAAAGGTAAACAATCACTCAGGCacaatttggaatgatcagttcacctgaaatgcaggtttttggaggtgggaacccggagagaacccccccacacgGGGGGAACATAGAAACTATGTACAGAAAGGACTTAAGTCCTGAACCTTCTAGTTGTGAGGATGCAGTGCTATTATTAGTAACAAACTGTTAATTCAATTTtcttaacattcattcattcattttcaagtaCCGCCGctgcaggtcacggggagctggagcctatcccagctggcatagggcgtgaggcaggggacactccgggcacgacgccagtgcactgcagagcactggcgtcgcacacactcactcctacgggcaatttgggaccgttaacctgaagcgcatgctttgggaggtggggggaagccggagaacccggagagaacccacgcggacacggggagagcatgcgaactccacacagagcgggacttatTTTCTTAAcatatacaataaatacattttcattcattacatGGTGAAGAATTACTTAAAGCCTGAACATTGAACTAATTACCAGAAAAATCGTTTTTTTTGATCAACataaatttgtatatatttttttgctaaattttgaaattttttcGCATGCAAAATGTAGATTGTAAACATCGGGGTTtccgaaaaaaaaacaaaaaaaacaaaacaaacaaaacaaaaaacaacacaccaaaacatcaaatgaTGAGGTAGAAGTATGAAAATCCTGGATGGCCTTAACGAGTTAAGTAAAGTTTAACTCATGCGTGTCCCTGGAGTCGACCGAGTGGTCTTTTTGGACAACCCCACCCGGTGTCCTCCAGCACATTCCTCCGCCCGCGCCTCCCCATCCCGCGCCTCCCCATCCCGCGCCTCCCCATCCCGCGCCTCCCCATCCCGCACCTCCCCATCCCGCGCCTCCCCATCCCGCAGCTCCCTGACCCGCCCTGCTGGAGGACACCGGCAGCGCAGCGCCGAGCGGAGTTTCCTGTTGAGTTTCCCTCATTGAGGGACAGGAACTCCTGCTCTCCTCCCCCGCCCCTGGTAGTCCCGACCCGAAGCAGAAAGAACTCTTCAGACTTCCAGGACCGGACGCCCCGGTCGGTAGAGGGTTTCAACCCGCCGGTACATGTCGGGTTCTGTCGGCAGAACTTCTCCTCGCTAACCGACCAACTCCGGGTGAGCAGAACCGACGGGACGTGAAGTTGCTTCCAGACTTTGTTTCTTTCCAACGGTGGGGGGAAAAAGCTGACAGACATGTTTGGGTGTCGCCTTCTCAACGACTTTTCGTGAAAGTTAACCCGCTAAGGAGTCGCGTCTTACGGGGAGGTGTTGTTAGTCGGACCGAGGCGGGTGAGCAGCTCGTTGGGCGCCGGGCCTGTTGGTAGTCCCGGCCCGGGCGGTGACTAATCTCAGGCCCCGGCTCGGAGCAGAGATCCGGCCATTACTGTAGGGTACAGTGACGGCTCCACTCCCTAGACTCCACAGCCACCACACGGCTAGTGGACGTGGGGTTCACCCTGGTGGGGTTGGGGTGGTGTTCTTTCTGAGTCAGCTCTGACAGCTggagttagtttaaaaaaatgacgaagttattttaatgttttggacGCAGACGCGGTCAGCGAGTGTTTAGTCCAGAGGACCGAGTCCCTGTTTGGTTGGGATCACGTTCTTCTCTGGCATTTGCACACGTTTGTTCATAGTGAATTATCTGGTGTTATTTATAAAATAGCTTACAGACTATGTGGAAACTGATGCTTCAAGTGTTCATTAAACTTGTCTGCTCTTCTTGTTCTGCTCAGAGGAAGTTGAGGACAGATAAAAGTGGATATCTTTGATGGATcaaagttggttttttttatcttggTGAAAGTGGTGTGGGTTTCTACTTCCGGTGGTTGAGTGGCATCTCAGAGACTAGAAGGGCAAATGAGGATTAAAATCCCCTTTACTGTATCCATTCTACTCTCTAAGGCAGTGTGGTGAAGCTACTGGAATAGAACGGTGGTTTTTAATTCACCACTGCTCCTGTTTTTgtcacaaattaaatatttattatattagttTTGAGACCATAgatatgtttttgtgttgtagatgtacagtatatttaaaatatgactcaaataaaatatagcatttcctccgggattaataacgtatctatctatctatctatctatctatctatctatctatctatctatctatctatctatctatctatctatctatctatctatctatctatttgacTTTTAAGTAAAGATatgcttttgtttctgttgagATTTATGATGAAAGTTGAGATTAAATGACAGTGTTTTAATCTCTGTTCTAGAGAACATTTCTGATACATGTTCTGCAGAGCGTAGTTTGCTGCTGTCCCATCTACTTCAGGGTAAGCTGCTCCTATGGCTGAGCTCGGTTAAAGGTGTCAAACATAACATCTCATCTGTTTGGTATGGGTGGCATAGTGGCACAGTGTGTAGTGCTATGGTctgacagcaagaaggttttgtGTTTGATTACCCTCAAACACATGTTGTATATTTTCcatgtgtgggttctctctgggttatCTGGCCTCCTCCcatctcaaaaaaacaaatttgactGAATTGAACAGTCTAagttgtccgtaggtgtgagtgtgattcGTTGtctgtctggggtgtaccccgggTGTCGCCCacaaccagctgggataggctccagcagacccgcaAAGCGGATCAGCAGCTGAGGATGAGACGATTGACATACCTAAACTTTGTTTAATCGTTAGGTGCTGcagcttctccatcttcctctgatctgccatcctctgttccgtaactggatcagttgtcatcatgctaaattccatgattagaagcccgGTTTTTTCCTGACGAACTCAAACTGTTTCCCTGCCCTCAAATTTGAAAAACGGAATTGATGTCTATAGACAACATTGACGGTCAGTGAGTTAATGACAATGTGACGACTATTTGATTAGCCTATGCTACCATTAGCTGCACAAACTATCAGGTTATTATTGTACCTGCACAACCAGATTACACAGTGTGAGAAGAGGTGTTTGTAATTTTAAGTCAATTGGTGGCATTAAATGAGTTCAGCTGGCTGATTGGAGCATTCTGGGTCTGTATGCTATCCTGGCTGGGATTCAGGGGCCATACAGATATCACTGTTAACATGTAAACATGATGCGTCTaggtttattattgttattcttCTTGTCCCCTGAACTCTCTTTCGTGATTTGAATATAAATCCAAGAAGCTGATGTGAGGTATATCTGGTGCCGTTCTGCTGTTGTGGTGTGGTACTGCCTCGTGTTTCATCAGGTTACCTTCTTGAGGCTGGCTTAATCTCCTTACAGTGTAATTACAGAGAGCTCCTACAATCACATGGTGAACAACTTCAGCAGGAAGTGTTACCTGTCAGGATCAGTGGTGACTTTGCTATCACCTCCTGCTGGTAGTGGAGACGTCTGTAGACGCTGTGGTCTTGTTATAGTTGTGTATTTGAAACAAATAACTGTGTGCATCCCCTCTTGCTTTAGTTGCGTTCAGTTTAAATGTTCATAGTTATCACATGCATTGTGTCTGGGCTCTGACTTCCCTCTGTAACTGACCTTTATTCTGGTTTGATGCTGGCTTGACTGCACTTCAGTTTGGAAAACTTCTCAAAATTGCTGTACTTACTGCTTCCCCTTGGACTTCCTCTTTTATCTAAAAACTGTATTTCACAATTTCCCATACCTATTTTTACCCCTATAGAAGTGAAAAAGCATTTGATACGAATAAGTCTATAGGAAATTAATAATCAAATAACAGTTTATGAGGATTAAGAGATCAGACTGCTGACACTCAACTCAACGTCTACATTGCATGGACACTATCTGTTCCTGTACTTTCACCAGGATGGACAAACATCCTATAATGCTCTTAAAGCTCTGAGTCTGCACTTGGGCATCGTGTCATTTCAAGTTCATCATGTCAGAGCCATAACATTATGACAATGTCGCTATGCTAACAAGATGAATGAAGCCACAAGAAAGGAAGAACACAGAGGAGTTTTATGGATTtagtgaaaaaggacataaaggtagttggtgtgagagaagaggatgcagaagacagggttagctGAAGGCTACTGATttgttgtggcgacccctgaagggaaatgttgaaaggagaagaagttaTGGTAACAAAATGCATTGTACATGTGTGTAGAATAGATcgatttgttcatttgttcaggCCTGCATTAGACCTTCATactgaacagacacacactggcATCGTCTAGTTATCTCACTCAGAAAGAAAGCCTATCAGCTACATTCCAGGTGTGGTGTTGAAAAGAACCTCAAGGTTAAAGATCCAAGTTGGGACATGAATATCACGTTTCCCAGAAGTCACTGCAGTAGCAAATCACCAAATGCATGGAGATAAGTTATCTGGCTTATTACTTCTAAAAAAGATGAATACTACTGTATTTGGATATCTCCACCCAATATGTCCCGCACACAAATACAATCCCAGTAATCCTAAAACACACAATTAATTATTGAACCTCACTGCTGCGTGGCCTTATCCTCTGACTGTCTAATGGGCTGCAAATCCTTTCTCCATATTTCTGCCCAAAACTCTTGAGATTCTGAACGAAGTTTCTATAAGTGTATCAGTCTCTTCACATCTAAAGGAACATCTTGGgatgtttttttgtccttcatAGTGATGAATGGAAGACCCTCCCAGCAGTTAGTCTGACAAAAGTCTCTATTCCTTCTAAAAAAAGAGCA is a window of Antennarius striatus isolate MH-2024 chromosome 7, ASM4005453v1, whole genome shotgun sequence DNA encoding:
- the tubgcp5 gene encoding gamma-tubulin complex component 5 isoform X2, with protein sequence MAHWSTFEKETERETKKLIRCIGGVEDEDDQNFQMAMKFAWSNFRFHRFLDVDSHKIQRNISGIHEKLMVHSDLNKAESWKRLTEEFLNSPLPNTDGAKTDVHFSLLSLLLHLSKSPSNIDFTERPRVKEDEEDTFDWPRYLMEGEEVFTGPYPDTPEWSEEESEEDDGQQPISREDSGIQLDRTPQEDQDNNNKTVQVKWNVGEPDARVWLEQHVVTPYWVAHAPRFPHSLHLHSNLLNVWDQHLYNTDPLYVPEEKAFVTETQVIRETLWLLCGVKKHFIFQHHDGKVSVRNNVVVTHLTSNCLHSVLEHIAVYGQAVFRLQRFIDEVTGYSSEACPPGSGSAYGSKKGSEPPFRTYQAFVWALNKYFTGFKEELTTIERELICNDETVTLSAVLERLNPHLAQIKVLHKVFCTGVAEVPSETPNVVRASHLLNTLYKAIIEYDSVGEASEQAVALLFSLWTETVRPYLEIVDEWIVHGHLFDPAKEFIIQRNKHVPVNHRDFWYATYTLYSVSETVENEEKLNDAASGSSGGDQGSSNRQLTMVSFLKPVLKQIIMAGKSMQLLKNLDCKEAEQSEGSSRDAERKSLYTLFLESVQSRLCSREESPTDTVTEQQATKRSLIKMQSIIAQHLEIDDVHDPLLAINFARLYLEQSDFHERFSGGDFIVDRSSQAITCQTFELTLRSCLYPHIERRYIECCGNLMKTLKKDYKLLEYLQAMRNYFLLEAGDTMYDFYTAIFDKVQEKESWQQLSFLNVQLQEAVGQRHPEDSSRLTVLLEPIDPARKKHPVNNLEVLTLSYKVPWPVDIVISSECQKIYNQVFLLLLQIKWAKYSLDTLRFSDFTDVTKKLEGTLSEEVKAKEPINQQIHRMCLLRVKLMHFVNSLHNYITTRILHSTGLEFQHQVQEAKDLDQLIKIHYRYLATIHDRCLLREKVSFVKEAIMKVLNLVLIFSDRWQTGFDVWKIEAIDKMESDFKNCHMFLVTILNKAVCRGSFPHLESLALSLMAGFEQC
- the tubgcp5 gene encoding gamma-tubulin complex component 5 isoform X1, with translation MAHWSTFEKETERETKKLIRCIGGVEDEDDQNFQMAMKFAWSNFRFHRFLDVDSHKIQRNISGIHEKLMVHSDLNKAESWKRLTEEFLNSPLPNTDGAKTDVHFSLLSLLLHLSKSPSNIDFTERPRVKEDEEDTFDWPRYLMEGEEVFTGPYPDTPEWSEEESEEDDGQQPISREDSGIQLDRTPQEDQDNNNKTVQVKWNVGEPDARVWLEQHVVTPYWVAHAPRFPHSLHLHSNLLNVWDQHLYNTDPLYVPEEKAFVTETQVIRETLWLLCGVKKHFIFQHHDGKVSVRNNVVVTHLTSNCLHSVLEHIAVYGQAVFRLQRFIDEVTGYSSEACPPGSGSAYGSKKGSEPPFRTYQAFVWALNKYFTGFKEELTTIERELICNVLEVLFVPDETVTLSAVLERLNPHLAQIKVLHKVFCTGVAEVPSETPNVVRASHLLNTLYKAIIEYDSVGEASEQAVALLFSLWTETVRPYLEIVDEWIVHGHLFDPAKEFIIQRNKHVPVNHRDFWYATYTLYSVSETVENEEKLNDAASGSSGGDQGSSNRQLTMVSFLKPVLKQIIMAGKSMQLLKNLDCKEAEQSEGSSRDAERKSLYTLFLESVQSRLCSREESPTDTVTEQQATKRSLIKMQSIIAQHLEIDDVHDPLLAINFARLYLEQSDFHERFSGGDFIVDRSSQAITCQTFELTLRSCLYPHIERRYIECCGNLMKTLKKDYKLLEYLQAMRNYFLLEAGDTMYDFYTAIFDKVQEKESWQQLSFLNVQLQEAVGQRHPEDSSRLTVLLEPIDPARKKHPVNNLEVLTLSYKVPWPVDIVISSECQKIYNQVFLLLLQIKWAKYSLDTLRFSDFTDVTKKLEGTLSEEVKAKEPINQQIHRMCLLRVKLMHFVNSLHNYITTRILHSTGLEFQHQVQEAKDLDQLIKIHYRYLATIHDRCLLREKVSFVKEAIMKVLNLVLIFSDRWQTGFDVWKIEAIDKMESDFKNCHMFLVTILNKAVCRGSFPHLESLALSLMAGFEQC